A genome region from Myroides fluvii includes the following:
- a CDS encoding DUF2797 domain-containing protein has protein sequence MLYEGVLNKMQTEWSSPIEYYLVFQNNFINLNQVLDRRLKISFVDYQCLNCGLHKKIFRQGFCYDCFYASPAVGDWIMRPELSTAHLGIADRDLAYESKVQLQPHIVYLAASSDVKVGVTRKTQVPTRWIDQGASSAIPIIEVPNRYLAGITEVALKDLFTDKTNWRKMLQNDIIDTDLLSIRNTLGDKLPEEVQPYFASTSADLCQLNYPVLEFPTKIKSLNLDKTPAYQGVLKGIKGQYLLFEDGTVFNIRTYEGYVVQIDIE, from the coding sequence ATGCTATACGAAGGAGTTTTAAACAAAATGCAAACGGAATGGAGTAGCCCAATTGAATACTATTTGGTCTTTCAAAATAACTTCATCAATTTGAATCAAGTATTAGATCGTCGACTAAAAATTTCATTTGTCGATTACCAATGTTTGAACTGTGGCTTACACAAAAAAATATTCCGCCAAGGGTTTTGTTACGACTGTTTTTATGCGAGCCCTGCTGTGGGAGATTGGATTATGCGTCCAGAATTAAGCACGGCCCATTTGGGAATTGCAGATCGAGATTTAGCTTATGAAAGCAAGGTTCAATTACAACCGCATATTGTTTATCTAGCAGCTTCTAGCGATGTGAAAGTAGGGGTTACGCGCAAAACGCAAGTTCCTACCCGTTGGATTGACCAAGGGGCTTCAAGTGCAATTCCCATTATTGAAGTGCCCAACCGCTATTTGGCAGGAATTACAGAAGTCGCTTTAAAAGATTTATTTACAGATAAAACAAATTGGCGAAAAATGTTGCAAAATGATATCATCGACACTGATTTGTTATCCATTAGAAATACATTAGGAGATAAACTTCCTGAAGAAGTGCAACCTTACTTTGCCTCTACCTCAGCAGATTTATGTCAATTAAATTATCCCGTGTTAGAATTTCCAACTAAAATAAAAAGTTTAAACCTAGATAAAACGCCAGCTTATCAAGGTGTTTTAAAGGGAATAAAAGGGCAGTATTTACTATTTGAAGACGGTACGGTATTCAATATTAGAACGTATGAAGGTTATGTCGTTCAAATTGACATTGAATAA
- a CDS encoding AsmA-like C-terminal region-containing protein, producing the protein MKKKIALWVGGIIVGLFLLLLAAPFLFKGKIQDLVLKTINDNLTATVSFDKVNLSLLKNFPKATVTIDGLTIVNNEPFAGDTLLHAQTIGLQMSVMELFNGADKPMNIQEILLKDAAINVLVNEQGIANYDIALKDEDEKDEEEEKEDKPFSLALQHYQIENTKITYTDLSSKMKFIIEEFNHEGKGNLTANVLDLDTKSNAKVSFVMDGTSFLNQVQLSLNAMIGMDMDQQIYSFKENTALINQLPLQFDGKIQLLEEGQAFDLSFATPDSDFKNFLGLIPEAYAGGLKGVTTTGEFKVAGQVKGNLTETTIPTLAIEMAANKASFKYPDLPKAVEQIVLDMQIMNKTGLVKDTYVDLNKLSFKIDQDVFNASANIKNLTENPLVDAKLNGVINLANVSKAYPVQLDVPLTGILRANVTTNFDMNSVEKSQYQNIKNAGDISLTNFHFASDAMAKPLDIKEAALAFNTNHVSLNKFILATGQTDVAADGRLDNLYGFLFNKQTLKGNFNVRSTNFVLADLLKEEATAPTTEKDKTDKAKPVAQGEALKIPAFLDCTINADAKTVVYDNLTLKNVKGRLVVKDETARLENMTTDLFGGKLAFAGDVSTKTAQPKFNMDLGLKTLDIKETFTQFEFLKKIAPIAGIIAGNINATIKLDGQLEGSDFSPIMNTLSGDLTGDILNSQVNVANSKLLSSLDSAVKFVDLSKLDLNNKRIHLKFKDGKVQVSPFDLKVKDMNVQISGEHGFDQQMNYALDFKVPAKMLGSDVANLLAKLSPQESAKYDAIPVKVDLTGNFSAPKVGTNMNEVVTNLTKQIAEDQANKYLDKGKDALKDLLTGGNKGKENANGESTPEEEKKKKETEETVDKISKGLKDLFGKKKSE; encoded by the coding sequence ATGAAAAAGAAAATTGCATTATGGGTCGGTGGAATTATAGTGGGACTATTCCTACTTTTACTTGCCGCACCCTTTTTATTTAAGGGTAAAATTCAAGATTTAGTACTGAAAACGATCAATGATAACCTAACGGCAACGGTGTCTTTTGACAAGGTGAATTTGAGTTTACTCAAAAATTTTCCCAAAGCAACAGTAACCATTGACGGATTAACCATTGTCAACAATGAGCCTTTCGCAGGGGATACTTTATTGCATGCTCAGACTATTGGATTGCAAATGTCCGTCATGGAGTTGTTTAATGGGGCAGATAAACCGATGAACATTCAAGAAATTCTATTGAAAGACGCGGCAATTAACGTTTTAGTCAATGAGCAAGGAATTGCCAACTACGATATTGCATTAAAAGACGAGGACGAAAAAGACGAGGAGGAAGAGAAAGAAGATAAACCTTTTTCACTGGCTTTACAGCATTATCAAATTGAAAATACCAAGATTACCTATACGGATCTAAGCTCGAAAATGAAATTTATCATAGAGGAGTTCAACCACGAAGGAAAAGGAAATTTAACGGCTAATGTTCTAGATTTAGATACGAAATCCAACGCAAAAGTTTCTTTTGTTATGGATGGAACCTCTTTTTTAAATCAAGTGCAGTTGTCTTTGAATGCGATGATTGGCATGGATATGGATCAACAAATCTACAGCTTCAAAGAAAATACAGCGTTGATCAACCAACTGCCTTTGCAATTTGATGGAAAAATTCAATTGTTAGAAGAAGGGCAGGCTTTTGATTTGTCTTTTGCTACACCAGATTCAGACTTTAAAAACTTTTTGGGACTCATTCCCGAAGCGTACGCAGGGGGACTAAAAGGGGTAACAACAACAGGGGAATTTAAAGTAGCAGGACAGGTGAAAGGGAATTTAACGGAAACGACTATTCCTACATTAGCGATTGAAATGGCGGCAAACAAAGCTTCATTTAAGTATCCTGACTTACCTAAAGCTGTAGAGCAAATTGTTTTGGACATGCAAATCATGAATAAAACAGGGTTGGTGAAAGATACTTATGTTGATTTGAATAAATTGTCTTTTAAAATTGATCAAGATGTTTTTAATGCGAGCGCAAATATTAAAAATTTGACCGAAAACCCACTTGTGGATGCGAAATTGAATGGGGTGATTAATTTAGCCAATGTGTCTAAAGCGTATCCTGTACAATTAGATGTGCCATTGACTGGAATTTTAAGGGCGAATGTGACAACCAATTTTGATATGAATTCGGTAGAGAAAAGCCAATATCAAAACATCAAAAATGCAGGGGATATTAGTTTAACCAATTTTCATTTTGCGTCAGATGCGATGGCAAAACCTTTGGATATCAAAGAAGCTGCTCTTGCGTTTAATACCAATCACGTGAGCTTGAATAAATTTATTTTAGCTACAGGTCAAACAGATGTAGCTGCCGATGGACGCTTGGATAATTTATATGGATTCTTATTCAATAAACAAACGTTGAAAGGAAATTTCAATGTTCGATCGACTAATTTTGTGTTGGCAGATTTACTAAAAGAAGAAGCAACAGCTCCTACCACAGAGAAAGATAAAACAGATAAAGCAAAACCAGTAGCACAAGGTGAGGCTTTAAAGATTCCCGCTTTTTTAGACTGTACCATTAATGCAGATGCCAAAACGGTTGTTTATGATAATCTAACACTTAAAAATGTAAAAGGACGACTAGTTGTAAAGGATGAAACGGCGCGTTTAGAAAATATGACGACGGATCTTTTTGGTGGAAAGTTGGCGTTTGCAGGTGATGTGTCGACTAAAACAGCTCAACCCAAATTCAATATGGATTTAGGCTTGAAGACCTTGGATATCAAAGAAACGTTTACGCAATTCGAGTTCTTAAAAAAGATTGCCCCTATTGCTGGAATTATTGCAGGGAATATCAACGCTACCATTAAATTGGATGGGCAGTTAGAAGGAAGTGATTTTTCGCCGATTATGAATACGCTATCTGGAGATTTAACAGGAGATATCTTGAATTCACAAGTGAATGTAGCCAATTCGAAATTGCTTTCTTCTTTAGATTCAGCCGTGAAATTTGTTGATTTGAGTAAATTAGATTTAAACAATAAACGCATTCATTTAAAATTCAAAGATGGTAAAGTACAAGTTTCTCCCTTTGACTTGAAAGTAAAAGATATGAATGTTCAAATTTCAGGAGAACACGGTTTTGACCAACAAATGAATTATGCGTTAGATTTCAAGGTGCCAGCGAAAATGCTAGGATCAGATGTAGCGAACCTATTAGCTAAATTAAGTCCACAAGAAAGCGCTAAATACGATGCTATTCCAGTAAAAGTAGACTTAACAGGTAATTTTAGTGCGCCGAAAGTAGGAACTAATATGAACGAGGTAGTGACGAACTTAACCAAACAGATTGCCGAAGATCAAGCGAATAAATACCTTGATAAAGGAAAAGATGCGTTAAAGGATTTGTTGACTGGAGGAAATAAAGGGAAAGAAAATGCAAATGGAGAGTCAACCCCAGAAGAGGAAAAAAAGAAAAAAGAAACGGAAGAAACCGTTGATAAGATAAGCAAAGGATTGAAAGATCTATTTGGCAAAAAGAAAAGTGAGTAA
- a CDS encoding GH3 auxin-responsive promoter family protein, whose protein sequence is MALTIVNSIASWILKKRIHQIDLFRKYPNEVQNDVFLSLIKANEKTLLGKQYDYASIKSYETFAERVPIYTYEEFEPFIERARRGENNIFWSEPIRWFAKSSGTTNAKSKFIPVSNEALENCHYKAAKDLLCLYLNNNENSQLFTGKGLRLGGSKQLYEDNNTIFGDLSAILIDNMPFWAEFSSTPSNKTSLMAEWETKMNAIIKEVQNENVTSFMGVPSWMLVLFNKIMQESGKGSLLDLWPNAEVYFHGGVSFEPYREQYQKLLPSGDFKYYEIYNASEGFFAIQDQNGCNELLLMLDYGIFYEFIPMDTFGTSAQRIIALRDVEIGKNYAMLITTNAGLVRYLIGDTVRFTSLLPYRIKITGRTKHHINVFGEELMVENTDRALAKACSLFQVEMAEYTVAPIFMAGTEKGAHEWIVEFTKAPRDLNKFSEVLDQCLQEVNSDYEAKRYNNMTLNPLVLHQARQGLFYDWLKGSDKLGGQHKVPRLSNERKILEELLVLNK, encoded by the coding sequence ATGGCACTGACAATTGTTAATTCTATTGCTTCATGGATTCTGAAAAAGAGAATTCATCAAATAGATTTATTTCGAAAATACCCCAATGAGGTTCAAAATGATGTTTTTTTAAGCTTAATTAAGGCGAATGAAAAAACTTTACTAGGAAAGCAATATGATTATGCGAGTATTAAAAGTTATGAAACGTTTGCAGAACGTGTGCCTATTTATACCTATGAAGAGTTTGAACCTTTTATAGAAAGGGCTAGAAGAGGCGAAAATAATATTTTTTGGTCTGAGCCTATTCGTTGGTTTGCTAAATCAAGTGGTACAACCAATGCGAAGAGTAAGTTCATTCCCGTTAGTAATGAAGCTTTAGAGAACTGTCATTATAAAGCAGCTAAGGATTTACTTTGCTTGTATCTCAACAACAATGAAAATTCCCAGTTATTTACAGGAAAAGGATTGCGATTGGGTGGAAGTAAACAGTTGTATGAAGATAACAATACGATTTTTGGTGATTTATCTGCTATTTTAATCGATAATATGCCTTTTTGGGCGGAGTTTAGTAGTACGCCTTCCAATAAAACTTCGTTGATGGCAGAATGGGAAACTAAAATGAATGCGATTATTAAGGAAGTGCAAAATGAAAATGTAACGAGTTTTATGGGTGTTCCCTCCTGGATGTTGGTTCTTTTTAATAAGATTATGCAAGAATCAGGAAAAGGAAGTTTATTAGATTTATGGCCAAACGCAGAAGTTTATTTTCACGGCGGAGTGAGTTTTGAGCCCTATAGAGAGCAATACCAAAAATTACTGCCTAGTGGTGACTTCAAGTATTACGAAATCTACAATGCTTCAGAAGGGTTTTTTGCTATTCAAGATCAAAATGGCTGCAATGAATTGCTCTTGATGTTAGACTATGGTATTTTCTATGAGTTTATCCCTATGGATACTTTTGGTACGAGTGCTCAGCGAATCATTGCTCTAAGGGATGTTGAAATAGGAAAGAACTACGCCATGTTAATTACTACGAATGCTGGTTTAGTGCGCTATTTGATTGGAGATACGGTTCGTTTTACGAGTTTATTGCCCTATCGAATTAAGATCACCGGAAGAACGAAGCATCACATTAATGTATTTGGTGAAGAGTTGATGGTAGAAAATACAGATCGCGCTTTGGCGAAAGCTTGTTCTTTATTTCAAGTAGAAATGGCCGAATATACAGTTGCCCCTATTTTTATGGCAGGAACAGAAAAAGGAGCACATGAATGGATTGTAGAGTTCACTAAAGCTCCTCGCGATTTAAATAAGTTTTCAGAAGTATTAGATCAATGTCTTCAAGAAGTCAATTCAGATTATGAGGCTAAGCGATATAACAATATGACCTTAAATCCATTGGTTTTACATCAGGCGCGTCAAGGATTATTTTACGATTGGTTAAAGGGAAGTGATAAATTAGGAGGACAACACAAAGTACCTCGTTTATCGAATGAAAGAAAAATTCTAGAAGAATTATTAGTCTTGAATAAGTAA
- a CDS encoding S46 family peptidase, with protein MNLRLKNAFKLLVALLIVPVYAQQGGMWIPSLLEGMNEKEMTTLGMKMSIQDIYDVNNSSMKDAVPHFNGGCTSEVISPQGLLLTNHHCGYGQIQSHSSVEHDYLANGFWAKSQAEELANDNLEVTFIVRIEDVTSAVMHGIKAKDTEIQKQEKINANISRTVATFPKKEWQENKIKSFYEGNQYILFVTETFKDVRLVGAPPSSIGKFGSDTDNWVWPRHTGDFALFRIYADKNNRPAAYSKDNVPYTPKHFFPISLDGVAQDDFTMVFGYPGQTQEYLPSFAIEQIINDLNPAKIGVRDVALKITDEYMRNDQAIKIQYASKYAGTANYWKKWIGESQGLKKSNAVAAKKAFEQDFIARAKKSKNAKEYTAILPKFEKLYQEIAPYSLSRDYFMEVALRNGELLAAAWRLTAVENAANNEAQFQSRKANLLQSQERFYKNYNKAVDKDVFKAIVTLYKNNAPEAYLAAELKQADISALTEEIYSQSKLTSYEGLKELLNGDANQVKKALLADKGYVFAKSLIENYQANILPKYEALDLEIKALQRTYMKAQLELYPDARIFPDANSTLRVTYGKVDGYAPKDAIYYEPVTHLDGIMEKYVPEDYEFDVPAKLIELYNAKDYGAYAEDGKLPVNFIATNHTTGGNSGSPAIDAHGNLIGLNFDRVWEGTMSDIYYDPAICRNIMVDARYILFIIDKFADAKHLINEMKLVNPKKDKK; from the coding sequence ATGAACTTAAGACTTAAAAACGCATTTAAACTGCTCGTTGCACTTCTTATTGTTCCTGTTTATGCACAACAAGGAGGTATGTGGATTCCTTCTTTGCTAGAGGGAATGAATGAAAAGGAAATGACGACCCTAGGAATGAAAATGTCCATTCAGGATATTTACGATGTAAACAACTCAAGCATGAAAGATGCTGTTCCACACTTTAACGGTGGATGTACATCAGAGGTTATTTCTCCTCAAGGATTATTATTGACAAATCACCACTGTGGATATGGTCAAATTCAATCACACTCTTCTGTAGAACACGATTATCTCGCAAATGGTTTCTGGGCGAAATCACAAGCAGAAGAATTGGCAAACGACAATTTGGAAGTTACCTTTATTGTGCGCATTGAAGATGTGACAAGCGCTGTCATGCATGGAATAAAAGCTAAGGATACTGAAATCCAAAAGCAAGAAAAAATCAATGCAAATATCTCGCGTACTGTTGCTACTTTCCCTAAAAAAGAGTGGCAAGAAAACAAGATTAAATCTTTTTACGAAGGAAATCAATACATCTTATTTGTTACCGAAACCTTTAAAGATGTTCGTTTAGTTGGTGCACCGCCTTCCTCTATCGGTAAATTCGGTTCAGATACGGACAACTGGGTATGGCCACGTCATACAGGAGATTTTGCTTTGTTCCGCATTTATGCAGATAAGAACAATCGTCCTGCTGCTTATTCCAAAGACAACGTACCGTACACACCGAAACACTTCTTCCCTATTTCACTAGATGGAGTAGCGCAAGATGACTTCACTATGGTATTCGGTTACCCTGGTCAAACACAAGAATATTTACCTTCTTTTGCTATTGAACAGATCATCAATGATTTGAATCCAGCAAAAATTGGGGTAAGAGACGTCGCGTTAAAAATAACGGATGAATACATGCGCAATGATCAAGCAATTAAAATTCAATATGCTTCTAAATATGCAGGAACTGCAAACTACTGGAAAAAGTGGATTGGAGAAAGCCAAGGATTGAAAAAAAGCAACGCTGTAGCGGCTAAAAAAGCATTCGAACAAGATTTTATTGCACGCGCGAAGAAGAGTAAAAACGCAAAAGAATACACTGCTATCTTACCTAAATTCGAAAAATTATACCAAGAAATCGCTCCTTATTCATTAAGCAGAGATTACTTTATGGAGGTTGCCTTGAGAAATGGAGAATTATTAGCAGCTGCTTGGAGACTTACTGCGGTAGAGAATGCTGCAAACAACGAAGCACAGTTTCAAAGTAGAAAGGCAAATTTATTGCAATCACAAGAGCGTTTTTACAAAAACTACAATAAGGCCGTGGACAAAGACGTCTTCAAGGCAATTGTAACCTTGTATAAGAACAATGCTCCTGAAGCATACTTAGCTGCTGAATTAAAGCAAGCTGACATTTCTGCTTTAACAGAAGAAATTTACAGTCAAAGTAAATTAACTTCTTATGAAGGATTAAAAGAATTACTAAACGGAGACGCAAACCAAGTAAAAAAGGCTTTACTAGCTGATAAAGGATACGTATTTGCCAAAAGCTTAATTGAAAACTATCAAGCAAATATTCTTCCTAAATACGAAGCGCTAGACTTAGAGATTAAAGCTTTACAACGTACCTATATGAAAGCCCAATTAGAGCTTTATCCAGATGCGAGAATTTTCCCTGACGCCAACAGTACCCTACGCGTTACGTATGGTAAAGTAGATGGTTATGCTCCAAAAGACGCTATCTATTATGAACCTGTTACTCACTTAGACGGAATTATGGAAAAATACGTTCCTGAAGATTATGAGTTTGATGTTCCTGCTAAACTTATTGAGTTATACAATGCAAAAGACTATGGTGCGTATGCAGAAGATGGTAAACTACCTGTAAACTTCATTGCGACCAACCACACAACAGGAGGAAACTCTGGAAGTCCAGCTATTGATGCACACGGAAATTTAATAGGATTAAACTTTGACCGCGTTTGGGAAGGAACCATGAGCGATATTTACTATGATCCTGCAATTTGTAGAAACATTATGGTGGACGCACGCTACATTTTATTTATTATTGACAAGTTTGCAGATGCAAAACACCTAATAAATGAGATGAAATTAGTGAATCCTAAAAAAGATAAAAAATAA
- a CDS encoding DegT/DnrJ/EryC1/StrS family aminotransferase: MKQIQMVDLKSQYEGIKEEVNQSFQEVLESSAFINGPQVHTFQANLEKYLGVKHVIPCANGTDALQIAMMGLGLQPGDEVITADFTFAATVEVIALLQLTPVLVDVCPNSMNIDVEAIKKAITPKTKAIVPVHLFGNVANMEEIMKIAKEHNLYVIEDNAQGIGASYTFSNGTKVKTGGIAHIGATSFFPSKNLGCYGDGGAIFTNDDELAHSIRGIVNHGMYERYHHDVVGVNSRLDSLQAAVLNAKLPRLDQYNKARRDAANQYSAALANHPNVITPKVEGDADSHVFHQYTLRIVNADRNGLMAHLQSKGIPCAIYYPIPLHNQKAYLDPRYKEEDFPVTNQLVKEVLSLPMHSELEEDQIQFITDEIKAFLG, from the coding sequence ATGAAACAAATTCAAATGGTTGACTTAAAAAGTCAATATGAAGGAATTAAAGAAGAAGTAAATCAATCTTTTCAAGAAGTTTTAGAATCTTCTGCATTTATCAACGGACCTCAAGTACATACTTTTCAAGCCAATTTAGAGAAGTATTTAGGGGTAAAGCATGTGATTCCATGTGCTAATGGAACAGATGCACTGCAAATTGCCATGATGGGACTGGGATTACAACCTGGTGATGAAGTAATCACAGCTGATTTTACTTTTGCTGCTACGGTTGAAGTAATTGCTTTGTTGCAATTAACGCCAGTTTTGGTGGATGTTTGCCCAAATAGCATGAATATTGATGTAGAAGCTATTAAAAAAGCAATCACTCCTAAAACAAAAGCCATCGTACCTGTACATTTGTTCGGTAACGTAGCGAATATGGAGGAAATTATGAAAATTGCTAAGGAACATAATTTATATGTGATTGAAGATAACGCGCAAGGTATCGGGGCTAGTTATACATTTTCAAATGGCACTAAAGTCAAAACGGGAGGAATTGCTCATATTGGGGCAACGTCTTTCTTTCCATCTAAAAACTTAGGTTGTTACGGTGATGGTGGTGCTATTTTTACGAATGATGACGAATTAGCACATAGTATTCGCGGGATTGTAAATCACGGAATGTATGAGCGTTACCACCATGATGTAGTTGGGGTTAACTCTCGTTTAGACAGTTTACAAGCAGCGGTATTAAACGCGAAATTACCGCGTTTAGATCAATATAATAAAGCGAGAAGAGATGCTGCTAATCAGTATTCAGCAGCTTTGGCGAATCACCCGAATGTGATCACACCAAAAGTTGAAGGAGATGCTGATAGCCACGTATTCCACCAATATACGTTGCGTATTGTAAATGCAGATCGCAACGGGTTAATGGCTCATTTACAATCAAAAGGTATTCCTTGTGCGATTTATTATCCAATTCCATTGCACAACCAAAAGGCGTATTTGGACCCTCGTTATAAAGAAGAGGATTTTCCTGTGACTAACCAATTGGTAAAAGAAGTGTTGTCCTTGCCGATGCACTCTGAATTAGAAGAAGATCAAATTCAATTTATTACGGATGAGATTAAAGCCTTTTTAGGATAG
- a CDS encoding 3-deoxy-D-manno-octulosonic acid transferase, whose amino-acid sequence MLFLYNLLIHIATAVLPLIALFNKKITLFVQGRKASFTILKQHIQPTDRVFWVHVASLGEYEQGLPIMEALKDKFPDHKIVLTFFSPSGYEVKKNNTLADATLYLPMDTQKNVNTFLKLAHPEKVFFVKYEYWPNYLHQIKKQKIETYLISGIFRPNQVFFKWYGGFYRNALQAFTYFFVQNEESRDLLSSIQLNNSEVVGDTRFDRVSQILENDNTLPFLEELTQGKTKQTIVVGSSWPQDEKIIIDYINQTQDEEIKFVIAPHNIKPEQINQLYKAIAKPKQLHSNYKAGVTDVSQTQVYIIDAYSLLTKAYSYATIAYVGGGFGAGIHNILEAATFGIPILIGPNYKKFQEAKDLIQLGSCIVINNEDDFINNLSKLLTNDTFRCELNQISSTFIHANKAATQKIINHVFN is encoded by the coding sequence ATGCTATTTCTATATAATCTACTTATTCATATCGCTACTGCAGTCTTGCCTCTTATTGCCTTATTCAATAAAAAGATTACCTTATTTGTTCAGGGCCGAAAAGCGTCTTTTACCATTTTAAAGCAACACATTCAACCCACAGATCGCGTATTTTGGGTGCATGTTGCTTCTTTGGGAGAGTATGAACAAGGCTTACCGATTATGGAAGCTCTCAAAGATAAATTCCCTGACCACAAAATTGTATTAACCTTCTTTTCCCCTTCTGGATATGAAGTAAAAAAGAATAATACCCTAGCAGATGCCACGTTGTATTTACCGATGGACACGCAAAAAAATGTCAACACCTTTTTAAAACTTGCCCATCCAGAAAAGGTGTTTTTTGTAAAATATGAATATTGGCCCAATTACCTCCATCAAATAAAGAAACAAAAAATTGAAACCTATTTGATTTCAGGAATATTTAGACCCAATCAAGTTTTTTTCAAATGGTATGGCGGTTTCTACAGAAATGCCTTACAAGCCTTTACTTATTTCTTTGTACAAAATGAAGAATCACGTGATCTTCTTTCCTCTATTCAATTAAATAATAGCGAAGTAGTCGGGGATACGCGTTTTGATCGTGTAAGTCAAATTCTAGAAAACGATAATACCCTGCCGTTTTTAGAAGAATTGACACAAGGTAAAACCAAACAAACAATCGTTGTGGGTAGCTCATGGCCACAAGATGAAAAGATAATCATTGACTACATCAATCAGACACAAGATGAAGAAATAAAATTCGTGATTGCCCCTCACAATATCAAACCCGAACAGATTAATCAACTTTACAAAGCCATTGCAAAGCCCAAACAACTCCATTCCAATTACAAGGCAGGAGTGACAGACGTATCCCAAACGCAAGTCTACATTATCGATGCCTATAGTTTATTGACCAAAGCGTACAGTTATGCAACAATTGCATATGTAGGAGGTGGATTTGGAGCTGGTATACACAATATTTTAGAAGCAGCTACCTTTGGAATTCCCATCTTGATTGGACCCAACTACAAGAAATTTCAAGAAGCAAAAGACCTGATTCAATTGGGTAGTTGTATAGTTATTAACAATGAAGACGACTTTATCAACAATTTAAGTAAGTTATTAACAAATGATACTTTTCGCTGTGAATTAAATCAAATCAGTTCCACCTTTATCCATGCCAATAAAGCGGCAACACAAAAGATTATAAACCACGTATTCAATTAG